The Asticcacaulis excentricus CB 48 genomic sequence CGATCAGGGTATCAGGGGCGAACTGGTATAAAAGACAGCCTCTTCGGAAACGGAGGGGCTTTCCTTTTGCCCCATGCGTGTCACTCTCCCTGTCATCAACCAACGGGAGGTGTTCATGCGTGCGTGGCTTATCGGTGCGGCGTTGGCGGTGTTTCCCTCTCTGGCCGTGGCGCAGGGCCTGCCCAAGCCCGTGGCCATTGATGCCGAGGTGCAGCGGGTCCTGAAGGACACCGGAGCCAAAGGCCTGGCCATCGCGGTGATCGACAACGGGAAGGTGGGCTATGTGCAGGCCTATGGTGTGCGCAACCCCAAAGGCGAGCCGCTGACCCCGCAAACCGTGATGTATGGCGCCTCGCTGACTAAGGCCGTGTTTGCCTATACGGTCATGCAGCAGGTCGATCAGGGGCGCCTGACGCTGGATACGCCTTTGGCAGACATGCTGCCGCAGCCTTTGCCGAGCTATGCGTCGCCTGACATTATTAATCGTTACAGCGACTGGTCGGCGCTGGATGAGCGCTGGCGCAAGCTGACGCCGCGGATTGTGCTGACCCATTCGAGCGGCTTTGCCAACTTCTATTTTCTGGAACCGGATGAGAAGCTGAAATTCCATTTCGATCCGGGGGCGCGTTACGCCTATTCGGGAGATGGTCTGCTGACGCTGCAATTTGCTATGGAAATGGGGTTGGGCCTCAGTCTGCGCGACGAAACCGACCGTATCTTCA encodes the following:
- a CDS encoding serine hydrolase domain-containing protein, translating into MRAWLIGAALAVFPSLAVAQGLPKPVAIDAEVQRVLKDTGAKGLAIAVIDNGKVGYVQAYGVRNPKGEPLTPQTVMYGASLTKAVFAYTVMQQVDQGRLTLDTPLADMLPQPLPSYASPDIINRYSDWSALDERWRKLTPRIVLTHSSGFANFYFLEPDEKLKFHFDPGARYAYSGDGLLTLQFAMEMGLGLSLRDETDRIFKGLGMTRSSLIWRSDFAGNLADGWNDKGEVEVHDERSKVRVAGSMDTTISDFARFAAAFVRGEGLSPAARAEITKRQLKITTRTQFPPFQPELPADQQRADLYAGLGVVVFDGPQGHGFYKGGHNDITANTWVCVEKSKRCVVILSNDVRAEARFAALVKFVLGETGVPYEWEYGDHAGKS